The sequence TCACCGGTCTCGGCGCACTGTGCGCTCTGGTACGTGGTGACCGGCCGGCCGGTGCGGTTGGCGAGCGAGGCGGCGCTGCTTCCCTTCGGCAGCGGGATGCAGCTCTCGATGTCGGTGTCGGACAGTTCATGGGTCCATCGCTTGCCGCCGAAGTCCGCCGTCGGCCACAGGCACAGCTGGCCGGCCGCGCAGTCGCCCGAGGCGGGCGCGTGGGCGCCGCGGCCGACGGCGGCCGCGCCTGCG is a genomic window of Streptomyces gilvosporeus containing:
- a CDS encoding peptidase inhibitor family I36 protein, whose translation is MRLRLRTPHTTALMTGLAALTAALVAPPALGATAAGAAAVGRGAHAPASGDCAAGQLCLWPTADFGGKRWTHELSDTDIESCIPLPKGSSAASLANRTGRPVTTYQSAQCAETGEYDTYPGGGSWVPRSPYQVRAFKVWER